Part of the Brevibacillus brevis genome is shown below.
CCGAACAGCACGGGCGTTTTGATCCCACTGCGTTTGAGCACCCAGCGCGTTTGCTACCGATGCTACGGGAGCATAGACGACACCGTTGTACAGAAACGGCTCCGCTTTTGGCTGCATGGCTTTTCCGTTCACGATGAGTTGGATGTGGGAAAATTGCACCTGAATCGTTTTCGTAACGGCCGACCACGCGAGGGCAGTACCGGACGAAAGTAGGATGAGTCCGACGCTCAGGCTAATGGCGACCCTTTTTGAAGCTTTCCACATGATGATTCTCCTTCCAGTGATTTACACAAGGTACATCAGGTAGACGCAAGGGGTAGGGAAAAAGTTTCGTAGAATGGAAAAAGAAAGGGTGAACTGCTTCTCATTGGCGCCAGCGGAGATAAGAGTGCACGTTTGCCGAGAAACGTGAAAGCGGGGAAAGCAAGGAATCAAATGGATGCTTTGGCAGAGCAAAAATAACAGCAGCGGCCCTCTCTGACCTTCATGTCGGTCTGAAAGGGCCACTGCCTTTTTCAATGGATGAAATCCTATCGTTTACGAATTGGCCGGGTCGTAGTAGATTCCAAGTCCACTCCATGCCTCTTCCATTTCGGTGAGCAAGTTCGTCGCCTTCTCGTAATCCTGATGGAACATCGAGCGCAGGATGGCCGTCAGCAGAGACATCGGCGCGACGAACGAATCCATGTGCGAGGCGATGCTCGTCGGCGCATACAGAACTTCATCTGCATAGGGGCAGAGAGGGGAAGAAGGGTAGTCGGTCATGACGACGATCCGTGCGCCTCTTTTCTTGCCGATGGCGAGGGAATCGACGCTGAAGCGTGTATAGCGGGCGAACCCGATGCCTACAAGCACGTCATCCTCTTGCAGGCGATGGAGCCGATCGACCGTCCGGGGCTCTCCGTCAAAGAGGAGCGTCTCTTTGCCGAGCAGATTCAGGTAAAAGTCCAGGAACGTCCCGAGCGCCAAGGTGCTGCGCGAGCTGACGATGCCGATTCGCTTCGCGGAGAGCAGCAGCTTCACGACGCGCTCCAGGGCACCGAGATCGATCCGTTCCATCATGAAGTTCAGGTTGTTTGCGTCCTCTTCAAAGTATTGCAGGACGGTCTGCTGCTCCGCCTTGGCCGTGCCGCGGGACAACTGAAAGCGTTGGCCTGTCGTCAGCCGGGAGCGGACCCATTCCTGCAGCTCGCGGGACAGCCCGGGAAAGCCGGAGAAGCCCAGGAACGTGGCAAAGCGGGTGACGGTGGATTCGCTCACGCTCGCTTCCCTGGCCAGCTCCGCGACGTTGTAAAAGGCGGAAGACTCGGGATCGCGCAAGATGACGTCAGCGATGGCCTGCTGGGAAGGGCTCATCTGCGGATACATTTGGGACAGCTTTTGCAATACACTGGGGCTTTGATTCAAGATTGGCTCACCTCTTCATCCTGCCTTGCACGAATGCTGGGATAAGTATACGACAGGACAGAGGAGGTGACAATTGCCGCTCAAGCCAGCGGATCTTGTTTCAGTGCAGCCATGCTTTTCTCGAAGGCATCCAGCGTCTTTTGAATTTCCGCCGGACCGTGTGCAGCCGACATCGAGAAGCGGTTCAGCGGCTTGGAGTAGACGCCGTTGTCCATGAGCAAAAAGTCGAGAGCAAGGCGCAGCTGGCCGTTGTTCTTGCCCAGATCGCGGTAGTGGCCGATCGGCTCGCGGGTCGCCATGACGTTGAAGATCGTTCCTTCTCCGAGCGTTTGGAAAGGCAGGTCGTACTGCTTTGCGAGTGCGTCGATGCCTGAGCGCAGCTCGTGGGTATTGGCCACGATCCGCTCGAAGTTCCCCGGCTGCTTCAGGTAGCGGATGGTAGCCAGACCTGCGGCGATGGACAGCGGGTTGCCGTTGAACGTACCGCTGTGGAACACTACTTCCGACTTTTTCGGAGAGCGGAGAGGAGAGGACAGCTCCATGATGGCACGCTTGCCGCCCACGACCCCGATCGGGAAGCCCCCGCCTGCGACCTTTCCCAACGCCGTCAAATCCGGTTCGACGCCGTAGAAGGCTTGGGCTCCGCCCACTTCAATGCGGAAGCCGGTTTTTACCTCGTCAAAGATGAGGACGATGCCCAGCTGGGTCGTCAGCTCGCGCAAGTTTTTCATGAAGGCGCGGTCCGCCGCAATGTAGCCGGACAGCAGCGGTTCCATGATGACGGCGCAGATTTGACCGGCTTTTTCCGTCAGGATGCGTTCACAGGCCTCCCAATCGTTGAAGGGAAGGATAACCGTGTGATCGCGATAGTAGTCAGGTGTGCCGTATGATTCGGGAACGGACTTGGGCGCCTGTGTCGTTCCGTACAGGTCCGCCGTCGGGTTGACGCTTTGCAGGACGTGGTCGTGCGCGCCGTGGTAGTGCCCTTCGAATTTGGCGATGCACGCCTTTCCGGTATGCGCCGTGGCAAGACGCAGGGCAAACAGGGTGGCTTCCAGTCCGGAGTTCGTGAAGCGCACCTGATCAAAGCTCGGGTACAGAGCCAGCAGCTCGTCTGTCATCTCCATTTCCAGCGGATGGGTCGCTCCGAAGCTGCTCGTTCCTTGCTCCGTCCACGCCCGCTGGACCGCATTCAGCACCTCGGGATGGGCGTGCCCAAGCATCAGTGCGCCGTAAGACAGCAGGTAGTCGACGTACCGGTGACCATCCAGATCGATCAGGCTGGCGGCGTCAGCCTTTTCGAAAATAATGGGAAACGGTGCAAAGTAGCGCAGGTTTCCGTTTACCCCGCCGGAAATCGTATGGGATGCGCGCTCGAAGAAAGCCGCGGAATTAGGCCGTTTTGTTCCAAAGGTATCTTGCAGGGATGAAAGTTTCATTTCATGACCTCCTTGTTTGTGAAATTATTATTGCACGGGCTTGTGTAATTTGCAATAATCATTTCATGCCGTTGAATTTTACGAACAGGGGGAATGTTATGAATACTAGGTTTGCCTTTTATATTTTGGGTGCGACTGTGCTAGGGGCAGCCTTTGGGCATTTTTTTCCGGAAATCGGGAAGGAGATCAAGTTCGTGGGAGATGCCTTCATCCGCTTGCTGAAGATGATTGTCATCCCGGTCATCGTCACGACTTTGCTGGTCGGGATCGCCGGCATCGGCGACATCAAGCGAATGGGCCGGATCGGGGTGAAGACAGTCGTCTGGTTTGAACTGATCACGACGCTGATCTTGTTCATCGGGCTCGGCATCGCCAATCTGGTCAAGCCGGGAAAGGGCATCGAACTGACGAATCTTCCCCAAGCGGATTTGACTGCAATCGCGTCCAACACCGCGACCGTCCTTGACGCCAAGACCCTCCTTCTGCATATCGTTCCGACCAACATTGTCGACGTGATGGCCAAAAACGACTTGCTCGCCGTCATCTTTTTTTGCATCCTGTTCGGAATCGCCCTCGTCAAGCTGGGCCATGAGGCAAGGCCGTTCGTTTCCATGATGGAGATCGCCTCCAAAGCTTCCTTCCAGCTCGTAAACATGGTCATGCTGACCGCTCCTGTCAGCGTCTTTGCCCTGATGTCCGCTACGATCGGGACATACGGCATCGCGCTGATCGTGCCGTTGTTGAAACTGATTGGAACCGCTTACCTCGGACTGGCTGTCGTCGTCTTCGGACTCTTTTCCGTCATCGCAGTTCTTTTGCGCGTCCCGATCAAAGACATCTATAAAATGGTCTGGGATTTGATGATCGTGGGAGCTTCGACGGGAAGCACCGAAACGGTCGTACCCCAGCTCATGCAGCGGCTGGAAAAGTACGGCGTCCCGAAGTACATCACATCTTTCGTCATCCCGGCCGGCATGCCGCTCAATTCCGACGGCACGACGCTCTATCTGACCATCGCCGGGCCGTTCATTGCCCAGGCTTTTGGCATCGACATGTCGTGGCAGCAGCAGCTGATGATGGTCCTCTTCTTCATCGTGACCAGCAAAGGGGTCGCGGCAGTGCCGTCCTCGTCCATGGTAATTCTGCTTGCGACCGTCACGGCTGTCGGCTTGCCGCCTGAAGGTGTGGCTCTGATCATCGGGATCGACCGTGTCATCGATATGGCGCGGACGGCAGTCAATGTGTTCGGCCACGTCTTTTCCTGCATCGCAGTGGCGAAGTGGGAAGGGGTGTTTCGCAAAAACAGAGAGCACGACCAGGACCAGCCCGTCTCCGCTTGAGGGATCGTTGGGATGGGTGGACAGGCCGCTCGTATAAAAAGGGCAGGCAGCATGGAAACAAACAGGGAGAGCTCCGGTTGAGGGCTCTCTTTTTTGCGATCGATTTTGCGGATGCCCTGCGAAAATTGCGGTGTACGAAGGTCAATCCACGCAGAGCGGCGCCTCTTTTTT
Proteins encoded:
- a CDS encoding MurR/RpiR family transcriptional regulator, producing MNQSPSVLQKLSQMYPQMSPSQQAIADVILRDPESSAFYNVAELAREASVSESTVTRFATFLGFSGFPGLSRELQEWVRSRLTTGQRFQLSRGTAKAEQQTVLQYFEEDANNLNFMMERIDLGALERVVKLLLSAKRIGIVSSRSTLALGTFLDFYLNLLGKETLLFDGEPRTVDRLHRLQEDDVLVGIGFARYTRFSVDSLAIGKKRGARIVVMTDYPSSPLCPYADEVLYAPTSIASHMDSFVAPMSLLTAILRSMFHQDYEKATNLLTEMEEAWSGLGIYYDPANS
- a CDS encoding aspartate aminotransferase family protein, giving the protein MKLSSLQDTFGTKRPNSAAFFERASHTISGGVNGNLRYFAPFPIIFEKADAASLIDLDGHRYVDYLLSYGALMLGHAHPEVLNAVQRAWTEQGTSSFGATHPLEMEMTDELLALYPSFDQVRFTNSGLEATLFALRLATAHTGKACIAKFEGHYHGAHDHVLQSVNPTADLYGTTQAPKSVPESYGTPDYYRDHTVILPFNDWEACERILTEKAGQICAVIMEPLLSGYIAADRAFMKNLRELTTQLGIVLIFDEVKTGFRIEVGGAQAFYGVEPDLTALGKVAGGGFPIGVVGGKRAIMELSSPLRSPKKSEVVFHSGTFNGNPLSIAAGLATIRYLKQPGNFERIVANTHELRSGIDALAKQYDLPFQTLGEGTIFNVMATREPIGHYRDLGKNNGQLRLALDFLLMDNGVYSKPLNRFSMSAAHGPAEIQKTLDAFEKSMAALKQDPLA
- a CDS encoding cation:dicarboxylate symporter family transporter: MNTRFAFYILGATVLGAAFGHFFPEIGKEIKFVGDAFIRLLKMIVIPVIVTTLLVGIAGIGDIKRMGRIGVKTVVWFELITTLILFIGLGIANLVKPGKGIELTNLPQADLTAIASNTATVLDAKTLLLHIVPTNIVDVMAKNDLLAVIFFCILFGIALVKLGHEARPFVSMMEIASKASFQLVNMVMLTAPVSVFALMSATIGTYGIALIVPLLKLIGTAYLGLAVVVFGLFSVIAVLLRVPIKDIYKMVWDLMIVGASTGSTETVVPQLMQRLEKYGVPKYITSFVIPAGMPLNSDGTTLYLTIAGPFIAQAFGIDMSWQQQLMMVLFFIVTSKGVAAVPSSSMVILLATVTAVGLPPEGVALIIGIDRVIDMARTAVNVFGHVFSCIAVAKWEGVFRKNREHDQDQPVSA